The Montipora foliosa isolate CH-2021 chromosome 1, ASM3666993v2, whole genome shotgun sequence DNA segment GTTGCCATGCTTCAAGGAGATTGAAAACCAGGATCCCTTTCGATAGGGTTATTGCCCCCACACAAGGGGGCGGGCTCACTGGATGACTTGTTAATTGAGATCCACACGTCCTTTATTTTTTTGCTGTTAACAACCATAGCATTCAAGTCTGCCCACATTTGCAGACTGTTGAGGACTCCATCAAGGACTCACAGTTCCTTGTCACGCTTTCAAATACAGTGCAGTTGTTGGCATATTTACATACACAAATACGCTCACCTAGATGCAAAGGGAAAATGCTCTCAAAATCTCTGATAAAGATGTTCAACAGTACTGGAGAGATTACCGAGCCCTGTGGTACCCCGACAGGAGAGTTCTTAATGCTGGAGAGGCCACCTGGGAGCTTCAACTGCTGTTTACATTCACTTAGAAAGCTCTGCATCCATGTCCATAAGTTCTTATTAATGTTCATGTCCTTGAGCTTTGTTAGAAGAAGCAAGTGATCCATGAGATCAAATGCCATGTGCTAAAATCAATGAGCAAGGTATGTAACTAGGGATAGCTTGGATCTGTTAAGACGTTGCTGGACTCTTTCAAGTACTTTCACAAGGACTGGAAGCACTGAAATTTGACTGAGGTCGGTCTCAATTACTTCAGGGGGTTGAGTTTTGGTATGGGACTGACGAGAGCGTGCTTACACACGGCTAGGTACTTCCCCTCTATTATGCTAGAAGTAATACACAATGCAATGTCATGTGTGACAGGGGCCAACTCCTCCGCAAAGTTCTTCAAAGAGCCACACTGGTGCTGAAACACGGCAtcaatatcaaaacagaacataTTCTGCTCAACATTCTCTCCACTACAACATCCCCTAAAAACATAGAGGACAGCAGGTGCCAAACAATAAAGtggttaaggtaattccttagtattgcaatgcgcatccctactgcgcacgattttcgcgtcattagcgcacgcacatgagcacgtgcgcataacAAACGTAAGAggtttcgctcaaactaaacccgatagcgaaataaatgctccttttctctcaaacgagcacggtgacccccgatttttttttcaggtatttgctaagaacagtctaataaagaccatatctgaagaagaaaaaaagtttgatagtagaacatgaattttttttggaaaacagttccgtaccggggtgtattttacccaaggcgaggacttcaagctaaccacggaactgtcccaaaaagtgcaatattcccacaaccagggaatcaaagtcggcgtaaatgaagcgttactgcttatgtaaataaaagaagctttattttcaaaataaaatgttgtgtctttgaagtaaccaaggcttaattctgtgtgaaggtgattcgaatttttaacgcgaaaacagtaaaaataccccattttaagagcctgctgacgcgtaaacaagcacagtgaccccacttttttattgcattttttaaatgttcatatcatgaatgttaattatgccaagtttccaaaaaagtttgatagtagaacaatttcaagggaattaccttaagcaaAAAAGCCCAAAGAGAAATCTGGGAAAATGACAAGAAACTAGACTGATAAAGAGTCTGGAACCAGCAGCTACCCTGGGAATGATGAACTAAGGCGAAAAAGACTAAGTTGAAAGCAGCCCAAATAATAGAAATGATTGCAGAACAGGACGAATGGCAAGGGGTACTACGGTGTTACTGGCAGGTGATGGATGCCCTGGTTGATCGGGTAGCAAAGGATGCCACGCAGGACCATACAGCCTTAAGGAAATTGTTGTACCCAGCTGTAATGTGAAGATTACGAACTGCAGCTAAATAACGTTTAATAATAGTGCTATGAAGCACTGTTCTAGCTAGATAGGAAGCAAAATATATCACTGTCCCTTCGGAGACAGGTAATACATCCTTGTGTGGGCTCAGGAGATGGTTCATCAGGCCCTAAGAGGCATAACGTAGGACTTCCTCCCTCACAGGGGTTGTTAGCGAAGGCAAGACATAGTGGTATGCATAGTGGtatagcagcagcagcagcattTGTGCAGGTAGCTGCAGTTACGGCATCGGCAACCGGATAACTTGTTGCAGTTGAAGCACATGGTTTGGGTTACCATGGCTTCCCCTGAGTATTTTGTTCTCCAAAAAATTGACAATGTCTAATGGTCTAGAAAGACTCAGAGAAGATGTTATACCAGGAGTGCAAAAGAGCTGGTTAAGTGAGGATGGAAGGTGAGTGGCAGACAAAAGTTGAAACATGGACAAAGCTGAGTGAACtgatgcagacacaagaacctTGATGGCTGAAAACTGAGTTGGACTGAAAACTGTGGTCTGTTGGGAGCTGAAAGTAACCAGCTCTTGATTGGCTTCAATCATCTCCTTGATAGAAGACAACAAGGCATGGTTGAGAGGGTGctgtctttgtctttgttgaTATGGGTGGATGGAAGGCCTTCAGGTGGGTTTTAACCTTAGCCATGTGCCTTTTCTGTAGGTTCTGTAATGTGGTTGCCTTTCATGGTTCTTTGGAGGATACGTCATACAGTAATGCTTCCACTCACATGGAaataactgttacagtagtaaAGAAGCATTTGAACACACACCCTGACCCATGTTCATTGCATGTACTTTGTTCAACTCAAGCAGGTTGCACTTGATAACAGTCAGTTTTTGTGTCATTTCCGCTTTTCCATTTTTGTACCACTGATAGCTAAGCCATGTGGTAAATCCATTTTGTTTTACCACGAAAGGCCATAGTTTGCAAATTTGCAATTTTCCTTGTCTCTTGGAGATGTTTGCCTCATAGCTCTAATTAGCCATCACACTCTAGGGCCCCACACATTAAGGAAAAAATCATTTATCTCCTCACTCCAGGTTAAAAAATCTCACAAGCATTACCAGTAACAATGTGTACTTGATATATGACGACAAccaaaaaacaaaggaatacAAGCACCTTCACAGAGCGGTTATCTAACACCAAATACAGACTTAATTTTACTTTAGATGAGGTAAAAAAGGAGGGATTGCGGGAAAAAGTGTGTTACTGAGAATTACCGGTACagaaaatgaaaccaaaaacaGAGAATGCTACAGTGTAAGTGTGGTCCTAAACATTGCTCAGttgacaaaatttaatgtttcagatATTCTACCACCTTACCTGTGACAGTTTCTTAGCTCTTTGCTGGTTTTCTTGCTGCCATGCCTTCTCCTGAAATGTCTAAATTGAGtacataaacaataataattattacgaGCTGTTAGATGAACTTGCAGAAGCAAGCAGTATTACCAGAAAGAGACTTTtcaagcaaagaaaataataatttgtcaACAAAATCACTAACCCTTTTAAGGTTTTCACTCAAGGTTTCCCACATCTGATCTACAATTTTCTTGATATCTTCGAACTGAGCCTAGTTAAAATTTCCAATAAtaaattttaatgttaataaGTTGTTAAGATGTTTATATTGAAGGTCTTGATGATGATGTCACCTACCACTAGCCCTTTGTTACTGGGAGACAGATGTTGAATTTACCCATCAAACCAATCTATTAatttcaaatgaagctatgatcctcgcattatgaacgcaatttttacaattgcgtaaagatgcctgaaaaattcaggacttcaacaaggtttgaacctgtgaccttgcaATACCGGTGGAACgctgtaaccaactgagctatgaagccatgcgaacattagaacccacaaatgaccagctcccaacgtcagtcttcatagctcaattggttagagcgtcgcaccagtatcgcgaggtcacaggttcaaaccccgttgaagtcctgaatttctcaggcctctgtacgcaattgcaaaaattgcattcataactgcgaggatcatagcttcacttgatcttatatctgcagttcatatatgatccatttcatatattatttcataATCTATTAATTTGTTAAACTAACTCAAAACACTGATGGCAACAGTTTACAGGTTTCAAGATTAACTGTTCCTCCAACAAAACCTactaaacaacaacaataataacaattacTATTTTTATCACTCTTCAAAAATAACTAAACATTTCTTGGCAGCACAGGTTTCAGAGACGTATAAATTTTTAGgatgagtagcacaatcatgATGTACATTTGGGAAACCAGTATCTTGAACGAACACTTCAGGCCATATCTCCGCTGGTAAAAAGTGCTAGCCACTCACATTTCGCAGATATGCTTTCTACATATTAAGTAACATTTACTGTGTAGATTAGCGAAATCGGTCGCTTAAGTTTAGAATAAACGGATTCGGTTGTCCACTTTGGGGACAAAAAATGGCGCGTCACGCGTAACACGCAAACTAGTAAGACGAGCACAACAAGGTTCTTCAGACGGCTTGTACTTTATTCCTCACAACGAAATCGACAACATATTTCACATAAACAATGTTGCAaccagtaaataaaaaaaatgtggttAATTTCTCACCAATGACGGAGAAAAGAGGCCGAAAAGCACAACAGTCTTGAGCGTCACGCTCCTAAAATCTTCAGTGCTGTTTTGCAATTTGCGTCTGTAACCCACGGATGTTTTGTGGTTAGGCAGAATAAAATATGGTTCGACAATGCTCATTTGTGGTAGTTGCTTTGGAGAAAGTTTTACCGAAAATTTCTCAGCACACGAGAAGCCAGAGCATTTTTTCTCAGTCTGAAacactttgtccgccattacaaTTTGCCTTAGAGCCAAAGCACAGCTTCGCAAAATGtcctctgtatcttgcttgtccGAGCTCACATTAcaaaacccaaagaaaaacagaatgctCATCTCATGTACAAATTACATGCCAAAGctcagaaagaaacaattcaaattgtgAAAGAATGAGACCTCTTTGTGAGTCTGAAACACTTCTTGACGTTCAGAGGTTGACAAAGCGAATTTAGAGCGTGAAAGAACCAAAAGTTTCTCCTTGCAGATCCGCCATTACGTTTTGAAACGTTCCCTTAGAGCAAGCTTTGCTACCAGGCCTTGACTTGTTTTTATCCAGTTAAACCGGTTTTTTCTGGACTTCAGCCCATTTTGCCCTGTTTTTTGCAATCCATGTGGAACATTTCGCCGGAATTTCTCAATTGCGAATCAAGCGAAGCATATAATCAACTCTGAAATTAACATTTCTGTAATGTCAAAAGTTAAAAATGAGAATATTTCgggttatttaacaaaattttttagggtaatctaggcaaaatgaggaaattaccatgcctgcaaggggtcatgggtaaatttaaaattgcttatttttgatcCATAAGTACAAAAAATTTCATTAagatatcagcttaagaggCTATTTGATTTTGTCAGGTTCCTTTTCATCCAATTTTATGGCAGCatgaaaaattttgtaaaatttcactaTGTTACACAAATGTACATcatgattgtgctactcatctTAGAAGAcctcaaaattaatgaaaaactttGTTATTGTTTGAGATTAACAACTGTAACATTTGACTCAAGCAACACCTAAAGTGTGGCCAATTTTAGCTTCTTCTACATTGGTACcttctttttaaaatatatctGAGAAAACCTACAGTGTAGCTATGATTCTAATAACAACATTACTTACCTACAGTGTAGCTATGATTTTAATAACAACATTACTTAAGGTCTTGTTTCACATATTTTGAGTTCTCACCAATGGATTTTTTGTCCGGACAGCTGCTTGGGTTTCTTTGAAGAAAAGCTCATAGGCTGTAAGAGGCCTAAAATAAATAGCATTAATTGTATCTAtacttatttctttattctccctTTTAATCTAGAGCTACTTGTACTACACTTACAAAGGATTTCAACGGTATAACAGTTCTAAAAATGGCAttcttaatattaatttttatttcaacaaaaCAAGTCAATTAGGGTTGGCCACAATCAAGTATCAAATGCATCTAAACAGCGCCCCTTTCGTTAGTAAGTTATTCTTAGGTTTCACTTacatgatcaacagccatgtttttcaacgaaaacaaaagaagacgttagcataataatagctttcaattcccggaagattggatcgggacaccaacatggccgccatttcattgtttggggacaccaacatggcggccgtgatgtcgtgaaatccaagaatactAGCATAAAGTTAGACAAAGCGAgaaattgatttcaaaaaaattagAGAAACATGTCTGAATAGGaaaaatttacatgtatgaaTGAATAATAGGGCGCATCCATCTGAGATGCATATTTAATAGGATGTTAACTGTACAGTTTGGACTTTCCTGTCTTTCACTCGACACAAAGATCCCATATACATGGTGAAGAAAATTATTAATGTTAGCAGTTCAGCCCCACTTGCATGAAATGTTACCAGATAAACAACAATCAACAACAGTCCAGGCTAATACACCATAGCattttaagaaagaaaagatTTTTTCAGAACTTTACAAACTCTAATTTTCGTAGGGCCAATAAAGGAAGCAGCTGAATTCTGTAGAGGGTTCTTCCCAATTGTTAATTCTTGCAGTATGTGCATCCATTCCTTTTTTAAATTATTCCTCAGAGCCACTGTACTTTGGCGCACATTGACCCAATAAAATCAGGCGTATCACAAACGATGTCAAGATTGcaggaaaataaaattaattttacaataTAACAATATTATCATCACGACTGGCTTTTGCTTACTCTCGTATTAATTAACCAGCATTTCATTTATTCACTAATATTTTAAACCAGATATAGGCTAATTTTGGATGCATTGAAGCATTTTTAATTATTGCAATATCTGGTTCACTTGATGTACATTGTACTCACATGTCTAGACCTTCGctgtcctttcctttcctctttcttttggtacctttttctttgtccttctttttcttttttttcttcttgaccTCATCTGTGCCACCTACTTTCTTAAGGTTTTCTGCCACTTGAGATAATGGTTTACTGTCATCGTCATCCTCATCACTATCTTGCTGATCAGGATGAGCTTGTGGCCCAGTGGTGGTGTCTAACACTTGTGATGAAGATAGCAATGtagaggatgatgatgatggaatCACTCCTGGAGCTAGAGATGCCCCACCAATGTTCTGGATCCCACCAGAAGATAATGCTGATGATGACAATGTGGTGGAAGCAGGAGGAGCTGCTACCACATGGCTAATAGCCGTTGCTTCATTAACAAAGGTTATTTGCACGACATTGCCACTACTTGACAAAGGAGTATGTAATAATGGTACAGAATTTGATGTGGTAGGTCCTGCAGAGCTGGCATCCTGTTTAGTGTTTGAGTTGTCGACAAGAAATCTGGATACCACTTGTTGCACTGGCGAGAGGGTAGATATTGGTTTCTGAATATTATTGATACCAGCAGCAGTGGTTGGCTTTCCAAGGGATATGCTACTGTTTCCCCTGAGCATTGTGCCACTACTAAGTGCAGTCAAAGCTGAAAAGTTGGGGGGTGTTTTAAGTTCTTGGTTTACGCTTTGACTCACAGCTGTTTCTAAGCCACTGATAGTCTCTTTTAACTGAGTAGAAGATATTGTTGGTttacattttaagccagtattAACAGTGTTTGTTAAATTAACCACCTGGGGGTTTATTGTTGTTGGGCGTTTTACAGCAGAGTTTGCATTAACCAGAATCATATTATCTGGATGACTTGAAGATGACAGTGGACTTGAAGATATTGTTTGTGAACTTCGCACTCCTGATGTTGAATTTTGTGGTACAACATAACAAATTAAAGGTTGGCCACCCTGAACATTTGTTGCTGATCCTGATGTCCTGACATTGTGCTGTCCCATTGCTTTTACAAGTTGACTGAGTAATTCAGGATTGGATGCCAGAGTTTGTATGGAAATGGCTTGAATAGGTTTGCCAGAAGATTGAAGAGAGGTTGTGCCAGCTTTGTTGCCTTGAACATGTTTTGGAGGAGAAACTTTGGTAGGGGTGCTTCCAATAGTCTGTCCTTGCACCTGAGGAACACTTGGTTGAACTCCAGATGATGTCAAGGTATCTCTAGGACTCTGGGGATTGGTATTTGCAGCTTCCATGGAATGTTTTGCTGGAACATTGGTGGATGGGTGCAATTGAGAAGATGCAACTTGGCCTTTAGCAGAGGAAATGGAAGCCACCGCAGATGGGACTGCCATTTGCAGCATTTGTGAATTAAGTCCTTGTGTTGATTTCACTGGAAAAGATCTTGCATTTTTTACTGCAGTCTGTGCAGCACTCTGCAAAGGAGATCCAGGTTGAGCGAGTCTCATGGTTTGATTTCCTGCTAGTAATGACGAGGACACTTTTCCGGTGAGGTTTGTTGGCTTTGCATTTGGACTTGAACTCCTGGATGATGTCAAAGGGCTTCCTGGACTAGAAGGAGAATTTAGAGGACTTCCTCCCATCACAACTTCCATGTGCAAAGGTGAGTTTCCAGTACCACTTGTTTGAGTAACTGCTATATGTCCTGGATTTGTCACAGAAACTGTGGCTTGGGAAATTCCCTTGTGTAACGCATTTGGAGCCATTTGCAAATGAGCTGCAGCAGGATTTGTTTGCTGAGAAACATGAGGAGTGAAAACAATAGGTTCACTGACACCTTGTGGCATATTTCGCTCTACAATTTCATCAATGAGTTCATCAATGTTAGAACCTTCCACTAATGACTCGGTCACCACAGGAGGCAATTGCTGATTTATGCTTGAATTGCGCACTGCAGGAGGGAGGCTTGGTGACACAAATGAAGATAATTGTGACTGGATTGAGGTAGATCTGTTAAGGTTTGAAATTAACGCCATTCGCAAGGGCTGTTGACCGGCTGCAAATGATGCGTGGATAGATCCGGGTGGAGTGATGGGAGGCAGATCAAAGTTTTCAGATGGAAAAGTAGGAGTTGGTGGGGTTCTTGAACGTACTGCAAGATTTTGTGCATGGAGGTAGTCCTGCCTTATGTCACAAATCAAAGAGTTAGGACCACCAGGAAACACAGGATTGATGGAAGATGATTGAGGAACCTGTGGGGATTAATAGAAGAATACCAAGTCATCAATATGGTTATTTTGTGTGTTATGTCTTGTAAAGTACATCAGACTTCAATATAGCCACATCTTCAATAAATTCTTTTATTCAACGACCTTAACCAATGAATATTGTGGGAGTCTTGAATAAAAGGGCTTAGACATAGCATGCACTTGCATTTTCAGATCCAGGAAAACAACACCTTATCTGCAACCACAATCTTGACTCAAACCCAATTGGCTTAGCTTTCATAACCAACCTCTCAGgtttcaatatttttgaaagCAAGCTTGGTGTGCTGGGGTTGTTCAGATTCACTAATTTTCGTTCACCTGATATCAAAGATTGCAAGTGATGTTTATGTTTTCCTATAAATGTCAGTGCTTGACCTTAACTTTTTAACTAACTAGTCCTTGGGCTAGTGAATGAAggagtagtttctaaagaaactgtggtgctgcgtcggtggggaagtagtatacaaaaatttggttttatcaacggagttgataatgtaaattggccaccgtacagagattctaaaagctgacgtttcgagcgttcaGAGCGAATCGCTTGGGCTAGTGAGGCTAGTGGGCTAGTGGGGCTAGTGAGGTTTGAAAGTTACTACCCAATAGTCATCACTTGGGGGCCAAGCCCGGGCTCAAACTTTTGATCTTGCCACACACTTACTGAGCTCAATAGAAACAAATCTAAGCTGTCTGAATACTATTAATTTTGCTCCTAGAATCAACGACACcttttgtttaataataaaagtaataataataataataataataataataataataatatttcatttatatagcgctcacaTCCATTACCTGTCTGAGGCACTTTACAaaattatctctaaaactaCAATTATAATTTaggaatgaaaattaaaaactaaaaattaaaaatataatgagTTACTCTcaataaatgtaataaaaaggAAGGTTTTTTCTTAAATGATGAAACTGTACTGGATTGACGTATTTCCAAAGGAATA contains these protein-coding regions:
- the LOC137999126 gene encoding uncharacterized protein, whose product is MASDSNENAIADFDIDDVIDWDKHDIPSKDEFDQLHSLNVQAPDVVSSSPQGSSTVSLNSNSRDGLGLGSQLLAPPHREPTAGAMITMPQVPQSSSINPVFPGGPNSLICDIRQDYLHAQNLAVRSRTPPTPTFPSENFDLPPITPPGSIHASFAAGQQPLRMALISNLNRSTSIQSQLSSFVSPSLPPAVRNSSINQQLPPVVTESLVEGSNIDELIDEIVERNMPQGVSEPIVFTPHVSQQTNPAAAHLQMAPNALHKGISQATVSVTNPGHIAVTQTSGTGNSPLHMEVVMGGSPLNSPSSPGSPLTSSRSSSPNAKPTNLTGKVSSSLLAGNQTMRLAQPGSPLQSAAQTAVKNARSFPVKSTQGLNSQMLQMAVPSAVASISSAKGQVASSQLHPSTNVPAKHSMEAANTNPQSPRDTLTSSGVQPSVPQVQGQTIGSTPTKVSPPKHVQGNKAGTTSLQSSGKPIQAISIQTLASNPELLSQLVKAMGQHNVRTSGSATNVQGGQPLICYVVPQNSTSGVRSSQTISSSPLSSSSHPDNMILVNANSAVKRPTTINPQVVNLTNTVNTGLKCKPTISSTQLKETISGLETAVSQSVNQELKTPPNFSALTALSSGTMLRGNSSISLGKPTTAAGINNIQKPISTLSPVQQVVSRFLVDNSNTKQDASSAGPTTSNSVPLLHTPLSSSGNVVQITFVNEATAISHVVAAPPASTTLSSSALSSGGIQNIGGASLAPGVIPSSSSSTLLSSSQVLDTTTGPQAHPDQQDSDEDDDDSKPLSQVAENLKKVGGTDEVKKKKKKKKDKEKGTKRKRKGKDSEGLDMPLTAYELFFKETQAAVRTKNPLAQFEDIKKIVDQMWETLSENLKRTFQEKAWQQENQQRAKKLSQDEPSTKVTKVGLGDVAATVATAESFALASPIVIEDRNDAVNKPLSRTPAQVAIASKPVATVTPMAATKPNSDSVNQPSSIPAKPKKSKLIVNPISQRMCACDGCNKPARTTKERGTQYCSNECVVKHCRLAFTVWVTQRNMKEKAEASA